In the genome of Tannockella kyphosi, one region contains:
- a CDS encoding IS4 family transposase, which produces MKTFLNFDKIIQSSTVRELSRTNATDFTRNRNLTHSKLIYYFLSRCSANTNTELTNFYALMNNKMDRVSKQALYQAANKLNPNVFHYLMKEFAKLFYQSSLVKKHKGFILLAEDGTTIQIPYSLHNINEFNFSQSRTVQTIYDVKTVVSKSAGLYDVTNGLFLDFSMEQAKCSETPLSFRHLYHTKNILNNNKVIYLADRYYGSVEIISTLESFEYNYCIRGKSYFYKKEVAAMTGDDEWIHVNVDKKWVKRFRYSSEAIQLREENPIMKIRVVKSKYVYQNKKGEDIEKELLFFTNLSEETFSTQGIIDLYTKRWDVEVSYKTLKSTMEWERSISCKSNITKCCIYGKILFFNIVGVTRKHINNVLLQKNEKQYAINITQLIILVRSNQLVFNMYKQRRKKIIELVENILIIVDKIKVPTRPDRHNQRWGRIIVGAIKYRFTLDGRNHPKLLAKNGYHQTIKP; this is translated from the coding sequence ATCAAAACTTTTTTAAACTTCGATAAGATTATTCAGTCTTCCACTGTAAGAGAGCTTTCCAGAACAAATGCAACGGACTTTACGAGAAACCGTAATTTAACGCATTCAAAACTTATCTACTACTTTTTATCAAGATGCTCTGCCAATACAAATACAGAGCTCACTAACTTCTATGCATTAATGAACAATAAGATGGATCGTGTTAGTAAGCAAGCTTTATATCAAGCGGCAAATAAACTAAACCCGAATGTATTTCATTATTTGATGAAGGAATTTGCGAAGTTGTTCTATCAAAGTTCATTAGTAAAAAAACATAAAGGTTTTATTCTTTTAGCTGAAGATGGGACTACAATACAAATTCCTTATAGTTTACATAATATCAATGAATTTAATTTCTCCCAGTCTAGAACGGTACAAACAATATATGACGTTAAAACTGTCGTTTCTAAATCTGCTGGACTATATGATGTTACCAATGGTTTGTTCCTGGATTTTTCTATGGAACAAGCAAAATGTTCTGAAACTCCTTTAAGCTTTCGACATTTATATCATACTAAAAATATCCTAAACAATAATAAAGTCATTTACTTAGCGGACAGGTACTATGGATCGGTAGAAATCATTTCTACGTTAGAATCCTTTGAGTATAACTACTGCATTCGAGGGAAATCATACTTTTATAAAAAAGAAGTAGCTGCTATGACCGGTGATGATGAGTGGATTCATGTAAATGTAGATAAAAAATGGGTGAAAAGATTTCGTTACTCTTCAGAAGCTATACAATTAAGAGAAGAAAATCCCATAATGAAAATCCGTGTAGTAAAATCAAAATATGTGTATCAAAATAAAAAAGGAGAAGATATAGAAAAGGAACTATTATTCTTTACCAATTTAAGCGAAGAGACGTTCAGTACTCAAGGAATTATTGATTTATATACAAAACGATGGGATGTTGAAGTGAGTTATAAAACATTAAAGTCAACAATGGAATGGGAAAGGTCAATTAGTTGTAAATCGAATATAACAAAATGTTGTATCTATGGAAAAATATTATTCTTTAATATTGTTGGTGTAACCCGTAAACATATAAATAATGTACTACTTCAAAAGAATGAGAAACAGTATGCCATTAATATTACACAATTAATTATTCTAGTACGATCCAACCAACTAGTGTTTAACATGTACAAGCAGCGAAGGAAGAAGATAATAGAACTAGTGGAGAATATCTTAATAATAGTGGACAAAATAAAAGTGCCTACCCGCCCTGATAGACACAATCAAAGATGGGGCCGAATTATAGTCGGTGCCATCAAATACAGGTTTACGCTTGATGGAAGAAATCATCCTAAGCTATTAGCTAAGAATGGTTATCATCAAACGATAAAACCGTAG
- a CDS encoding 2-C-methyl-D-erythritol 4-phosphate cytidylyltransferase gives MFLRAVKNNKGDTSKYYCALVESYRDGDTPKHRVIINFGLVDGESVPYLKAAFAKKKPRLVYDEESRS, from the coding sequence ATGTTTTTAAGGGCTGTAAAAAATAATAAAGGAGATACATCTAAGTATTATTGTGCTTTAGTAGAATCATATCGTGATGGTGATACTCCTAAACATCGTGTTATTATCAACTTTGGGCTAGTTGATGGTGAAAGTGTTCCTTACTTAAAGGCTGCTTTCGCAAAAAAGAAACCACGTTTAGTTTATGATGAAGAATCGCGTAGTTAA
- a CDS encoding autotransporter outer membrane beta-barrel domain-containing protein, with protein sequence MRMKIKNMENITVIFLVVALLFGVISGTVIKSNAVTTVKWEGDIDTTWYDGNSGSTTFEIDTAEELAGLAKLVNEGTTFSGKTVVLTNDIDLDNIEWTPIGTLSNWYNVKTFEGTFDGGNYNISNLYIKNSSSWGQGLFGCIADGTIKNVNVTGEIYGSVCTAGIVAYLVASEADVTVDNCTFIGSVSGSEMVGGIVGYAIETNLSDDDFGGMNEDSSYAYNIVITNCTNYGTVAGTSARVGGIVGMVGNCSTSVVESCSNYGDVSSTSAYVGGVIGMIYNNCTVKNCSNNATVKGSQHVGGVIGELNGTTNTESCVIDCTNTASVIATSTGNSYVGGIIGRIYTNSSSTTLEISGCFNTGDITGNGAEVGGIAGSIANGVVTLSDCFSEGDVVGVSSLGGIVGNATESNPDIKIEDCYYKINNNFDTSSKTDGVGLEEYEYEEKRTVYLDSLKELPSIEVTIEGWVFGATVNEPSYKTTSDGTDVSYIYYRDEDCLIEVEDITSAEGGTYYVKAVIESTDNYLSATSDACTFVIEEKVEQEMTTTGSVDISVDDETKEQLLNELFTDSDVSKNLEMKVSVQVDITDSDAVSAEIQALFDGYLSNYNSTLNSQGLIARQTMIMEISVIRTFGDDVSEVTSLTTPITITISIPEEYQSMDATFFILRNHNGVITLLEDEDNDPTTITFTTDCFSEYTLNCITADDSISDIVGQDTELPEVSTGDVNGVQFLMILLTSSMLGFLVSKKKKVL encoded by the coding sequence ATGCGTATGAAAATTAAAAACATGGAAAACATTACGGTAATCTTTTTAGTAGTTGCTTTATTGTTTGGTGTGATTTCTGGAACAGTGATTAAAAGTAATGCAGTAACAACAGTAAAGTGGGAAGGTGATATAGATACTACCTGGTATGATGGTAATTCAGGAAGTACTACTTTTGAAATTGATACTGCCGAAGAACTTGCTGGCTTGGCTAAATTAGTAAATGAAGGAACAACATTTAGTGGGAAGACGGTTGTTCTGACAAATGACATTGATTTAGATAATATTGAATGGACTCCGATAGGAACACTTAGTAATTGGTATAATGTAAAAACATTTGAAGGGACTTTTGACGGAGGTAATTACAACATAAGTAACCTTTATATTAAAAATAGTAGCTCTTGGGGTCAAGGTTTATTTGGTTGTATAGCAGATGGTACCATTAAAAACGTGAATGTTACAGGAGAAATTTACGGAAGTGTATGTACAGCCGGAATTGTCGCTTATCTAGTTGCAAGCGAAGCAGATGTTACTGTCGACAACTGTACTTTTATAGGGAGTGTAAGTGGTAGTGAAATGGTTGGTGGAATTGTTGGATATGCGATAGAAACGAATTTAAGTGATGATGATTTTGGTGGCATGAACGAGGATAGTAGTTATGCATATAATATTGTAATTACTAATTGTACTAACTATGGAACTGTGGCAGGAACTTCTGCTCGAGTTGGAGGCATAGTTGGTATGGTTGGAAACTGTAGCACTAGTGTTGTAGAAAGCTGCAGTAATTATGGAGATGTATCAAGTACTTCAGCATATGTTGGAGGTGTGATAGGAATGATCTACAACAATTGTACAGTGAAAAATTGTAGTAATAATGCTACGGTTAAGGGGTCTCAACACGTTGGTGGTGTTATAGGGGAATTGAACGGAACAACAAATACAGAAAGTTGTGTAATTGACTGTACCAATACAGCTAGTGTAATTGCGACTTCTACAGGAAATTCATATGTTGGAGGAATTATTGGAAGGATATATACTAACAGTAGCTCTACAACATTAGAAATTTCAGGATGCTTTAACACTGGAGATATCACAGGAAATGGTGCTGAAGTTGGTGGAATTGCTGGGAGTATTGCAAATGGAGTAGTTACGTTGTCTGATTGTTTCAGTGAAGGGGATGTTGTAGGAGTATCTTCACTGGGAGGCATAGTTGGTAATGCTACAGAATCCAATCCGGATATTAAAATTGAGGATTGTTATTACAAAATTAATAATAACTTTGACACAAGTAGTAAAACAGACGGAGTAGGCTTGGAGGAATATGAATACGAGGAAAAACGTACTGTTTATCTTGATTCATTAAAAGAGCTTCCAAGCATTGAAGTTACAATAGAGGGTTGGGTGTTTGGTGCAACTGTGAATGAACCATCTTACAAAACTACGAGTGATGGAACTGATGTTTCTTATATTTACTATAGAGATGAAGATTGTTTAATAGAGGTAGAAGACATCACTTCTGCAGAAGGTGGAACTTACTATGTTAAGGCGGTAATAGAATCAACAGACAATTACTTGTCTGCTACTAGTGATGCATGTACCTTTGTTATAGAAGAGAAAGTGGAACAGGAAATGACTACAACAGGTAGTGTGGATATTTCAGTAGATGATGAAACGAAAGAACAATTACTTAATGAACTATTTACGGACTCTGATGTTTCAAAGAATTTGGAAATGAAGGTTTCTGTACAGGTAGATATTACTGATTCCGATGCCGTATCAGCTGAAATACAGGCTCTATTTGATGGGTATCTTTCTAATTATAATAGTACATTAAATAGTCAAGGTTTAATTGCAAGGCAAACAATGATCATGGAAATTTCAGTGATCAGAACATTTGGAGATGATGTGAGTGAAGTAACAAGTTTGACAACTCCTATAACTATCACTATCAGTATTCCGGAGGAGTATCAAAGTATGGATGCAACCTTCTTTATATTACGAAATCATAATGGCGTAATAACTTTATTAGAAGATGAGGATAATGATCCTACAACTATTACATTCACTACTGATTGTTTTTCTGAATATACGTTAAATTGTATTACTGCAGATGATAGTATAAGTGACATAGTGGGACAAGATACAGAATTACCTGAAGTGTCAACAGGAGACGTAAATGGTGTTCAGTTCTTAATGATCTTGTTGACATCCTCTATGCTTGGTTTTTTAGTAAGTAAGAAAAAGAAAGTATTATAA
- a CDS encoding ATP-binding protein, which yields MSELTIEQIALAIVRGGWPASVGQPEKVALRNAIDYVEAVINQDVSEVDDIQKNPARVRALMRSLSRNISTLATIKILHDDIADGDIGDSLSEKSISQYLLALERIFVIDNIPAWNPSLRSKSAIRTSPKRQFVDPSIATAIMAMTPERLLEDFNYFGFLFEALCSRDLKVYADSIDGQIFHFRDSSGLECDAIIALNDGRWAAVEVKLGSKLDEAAEHLLKIRDKINTDKMKEPSFMMILTGGNLAYQRKDGVFVVPLGCLKN from the coding sequence ATGAGTGAATTAACTATTGAGCAGATTGCTTTAGCAATTGTTAGAGGAGGATGGCCTGCATCTGTAGGTCAACCAGAGAAAGTTGCTTTAAGGAACGCTATTGATTATGTTGAAGCTGTTATAAATCAAGATGTATCGGAAGTTGACGATATACAAAAAAATCCTGCAAGGGTTAGAGCTCTTATGCGTTCTTTATCAAGAAATATTTCAACACTTGCAACAATTAAGATATTGCATGATGATATAGCCGATGGTGACATTGGTGATAGTTTGTCAGAAAAAAGTATTAGCCAATACTTGTTGGCACTAGAACGAATATTTGTAATAGATAATATACCAGCTTGGAATCCTTCGTTACGTTCAAAATCAGCGATACGTACTTCTCCTAAAAGACAGTTTGTGGATCCTTCTATTGCTACTGCAATTATGGCAATGACACCAGAACGACTACTGGAAGATTTTAATTATTTTGGTTTTTTATTTGAAGCATTATGTTCAAGGGATTTAAAAGTGTATGCTGATTCTATTGATGGACAAATTTTCCATTTTAGGGATTCGAGTGGACTTGAATGTGATGCAATTATTGCTCTAAATGATGGAAGATGGGCTGCTGTGGAAGTGAAACTTGGTTCAAAGCTAGATGAAGCAGCAGAACACTTGCTTAAAATACGAGATAAAATAAATACTGATAAAATGAAAGAACCATCTTTTATGATGATTTTAACAGGTGGAAATTTAGCGTATCAAAGAAAAGACGGAGTTTTTGTGGTTCCCTTAGGGTGTTTGAAAAATTAG
- a CDS encoding AAA family ATPase, with protein MTRDYIPRIADKILKERLEATGAVLIEGAKWCGKTRTAMENSNSQLFMQNLDNRTSYQQVADVKPSLLLKGETPRLLAEWQMAPVLWDAVRYAVDMRGELGQFILTGSAVPRDNVVEHTGTGRISRMTMRTMSLFESKESNGTV; from the coding sequence ATGACAAGAGATTATATACCACGAATAGCAGATAAAATATTAAAAGAACGTCTTGAAGCCACTGGTGCTGTTTTAATTGAGGGTGCCAAATGGTGTGGAAAAACAAGAACAGCAATGGAAAACTCTAATAGTCAATTATTTATGCAAAATCTGGATAATAGAACATCTTATCAACAAGTGGCTGATGTGAAACCGTCATTGTTATTAAAGGGAGAAACTCCTAGACTTTTGGCTGAGTGGCAGATGGCACCGGTTTTATGGGATGCCGTAAGATATGCAGTTGATATGCGTGGAGAATTAGGACAGTTCATTTTAACAGGTTCAGCAGTACCACGTGATAATGTGGTGGAGCACACTGGAACGGGAAGAATTTCTCGTATGACAATGAGAACAATGAGTCTTTTTGAATCGAAGGAATCAAATGGTACAGTTTAG
- a CDS encoding type II TA system antitoxin MqsA family protein, with amino-acid sequence MGFLLGYCEECRDDVEFTIVNAQIEGTLKGEKFSYLGKVARCIDCNTEIYVKEIMDHNLKMLYDEYREKHGIVSLETISKIPKKYAIGKRSLSLLLGWAEQTFSRYCDGDVPTKQYSKILQKIYDDPKYYEELLVENRKNLKTDASYMKSKKAVDINANIK; translated from the coding sequence GTGGGCTTCCTGCTAGGTTATTGTGAAGAATGTAGAGATGATGTAGAATTCACTATTGTTAATGCTCAAATAGAAGGAACTTTAAAAGGTGAAAAATTTAGTTATTTGGGTAAAGTGGCACGTTGTATTGATTGCAATACTGAAATTTATGTTAAAGAAATAATGGATCATAATTTGAAGATGTTATATGATGAGTACAGAGAAAAACATGGTATTGTTTCTTTAGAAACAATTTCAAAAATACCTAAAAAATATGCGATAGGGAAACGATCTTTGTCATTATTGTTGGGTTGGGCTGAGCAAACATTCTCTAGATACTGTGATGGTGATGTTCCAACGAAACAGTATTCAAAAATACTTCAAAAAATATATGATGACCCTAAATATTATGAAGAACTGCTGGTAGAGAATAGGAAAAATCTTAAAACGGATGCATCTTATATGAAAAGCAAAAAAGCGGTAGATATAAATGCTAACATAAAGTAA
- the tnpA gene encoding IS200/IS605 family transposase — translation MKEYRKTKTTTSLINYHFIFCPRYRRKIFLIPNVEERLKIIVEETCKELEIEIIAMECDKDHIHLFINALPKYSPSEIMQKIKRKSGLILRSEFSELNQMKSLWTRSYFVSTAGVVSSETIKRYVESQRKRY, via the coding sequence ATGAAAGAATATAGAAAAACAAAAACAACAACCTCGTTAATTAATTATCATTTTATCTTTTGTCCAAGGTATCGTAGAAAAATATTTTTAATTCCAAATGTAGAAGAAAGGCTTAAAATCATAGTGGAAGAAACTTGCAAGGAATTAGAAATTGAAATTATTGCTATGGAATGTGATAAGGATCATATTCATTTGTTTATAAACGCATTACCAAAATATAGCCCTAGCGAAATTATGCAAAAAATAAAAAGGAAAAGTGGGTTGATATTAAGAAGTGAATTTTCAGAGTTGAATCAGATGAAAAGTTTGTGGACAAGAAGCTATTTTGTTTCAACTGCCGGTGTTGTTAGTAGCGAAACAATAAAGAGATATGTAGAAAGCCAGAGAAAAAGATATTAA
- a CDS encoding transposase has translation MSNFCITIPLKTETYQEHILEKRFEIGRKIYNSLIVITQKRYREMTKTKEYKYIMKQYKRIHEGHPKAGVTKKDLANRLKEMQREYRLSEYDFHKDVKELQHCFRENIDSNTSQKIATNLWKAYSKVMFSDGKEIHFKKYGEFTSLEGKSNTSGIRLVNETLIWNGLIIPVIINHSNSYENECFQNPHYKICYNRTLQKEIRGKYKYYLQVVFKGTPPVKYNPTTGEVKNPKRDGVVGIDLGTQTIAYCSNKEVGLIELADKVPNLEKKKRIISRKMDRSRRAMNPNNYNEDGTTKTGARKWKNSNRYLRLRSELRELSRKQAAIRKLQHETLANHLLTLGTTIYVETMHYKGLQKRAKKTTVNEKTGKFNRKKRFGKSLGEKAPAMFVEILNRKLNYIDKEVLKVNNYTTKASQYNHVNQTYKKKKLSQRWNKIEHNNEVIIVQRDLYSSYLLMNMNEDLKTMNQEKCEMNFERFLIKHNQEVERLKGKKNLSSIGI, from the coding sequence ATGAGTAATTTTTGTATAACAATTCCATTAAAAACAGAAACCTATCAAGAACATATATTAGAAAAACGTTTTGAAATTGGTAGAAAAATATATAATTCTTTAATTGTTATCACTCAAAAACGATATAGAGAAATGACAAAAACAAAAGAATATAAATACATTATGAAACAATATAAGCGAATTCATGAAGGACATCCTAAAGCTGGTGTAACAAAGAAAGACCTAGCTAACCGATTAAAAGAAATGCAAAGAGAATATCGTTTATCCGAATATGATTTTCATAAAGATGTAAAAGAATTACAACATTGTTTTCGTGAAAATATTGATTCAAACACGTCTCAAAAGATTGCTACGAATTTATGGAAAGCTTATAGCAAAGTAATGTTTAGTGATGGAAAAGAAATTCATTTTAAAAAGTATGGAGAATTCACTTCGTTAGAAGGAAAATCAAATACAAGTGGAATTCGTCTCGTAAATGAAACACTTATTTGGAATGGTCTTATTATTCCTGTTATCATTAATCATTCTAATAGTTATGAAAATGAATGTTTTCAAAACCCTCATTATAAAATCTGTTATAATCGAACACTTCAAAAAGAAATTAGAGGAAAGTATAAATACTATCTACAAGTAGTTTTTAAAGGAACTCCTCCTGTAAAATACAATCCAACGACTGGTGAAGTAAAGAATCCTAAAAGAGATGGTGTTGTAGGTATTGACTTAGGTACGCAAACGATTGCCTATTGCTCTAACAAAGAAGTAGGATTGATTGAGTTAGCTGATAAAGTACCAAATCTAGAAAAGAAAAAGCGAATCATTTCTAGAAAAATGGATCGTAGTAGACGAGCTATGAATCCTAATAACTATAACGAAGATGGAACTACTAAAACAGGGGCTAGAAAATGGAAGAACTCCAATCGCTATCTTCGATTAAGAAGCGAACTAAGAGAGCTTAGTAGAAAACAAGCAGCTATTCGAAAGTTACAACATGAGACCTTAGCAAATCATCTTTTAACATTAGGAACGACCATTTATGTAGAAACAATGCATTATAAAGGATTGCAAAAACGAGCAAAGAAAACAACGGTTAATGAAAAGACAGGTAAGTTCAATCGTAAAAAACGTTTCGGCAAGTCTTTAGGAGAAAAAGCTCCTGCTATGTTTGTAGAAATTTTGAATAGAAAGCTAAACTACATAGATAAAGAAGTTTTAAAAGTAAACAACTATACAACCAAAGCAAGTCAATACAACCATGTTAATCAAACATACAAGAAGAAAAAACTATCTCAAAGATGGAATAAAATAGAACACAACAACGAAGTGATAATAGTACAAAGAGATTTATATAGTTCTTATTTATTAATGAATATGAACGAAGATTTAAAAACAATGAATCAAGAAAAATGTGAAATGAATTTTGAAAGATTTTTAATCAAACATAACCAAGAAGTAGAAAGATTAAAAGGAAAGAAAAACCTTTCTAGTATTGGCATTTAA
- a CDS encoding V-type ATP synthase subunit D — translation MAIKVVPTKGNLIAIKKSLSLAKLGYDLLDKKRNVLTKEMMELVEDVKVLRDQITDAYQEAYRALEEANISLGIITNLAKATPVDTGISIAYRSVMGVEIPKITYQSKNAVPFYDLERTNSKVDYAFECFAKVKELTVLLAQIENSVFRLANAIRKTQKRANALQNVSIPEFEETVKLITESLEEKEREEFTRQKVIKQRSA, via the coding sequence ATGGCAATTAAAGTAGTTCCAACCAAAGGAAATCTCATTGCAATAAAAAAATCATTATCACTTGCTAAACTAGGATATGATCTGTTAGATAAAAAAAGAAATGTATTAACCAAAGAAATGATGGAACTAGTAGAAGATGTTAAAGTATTACGTGATCAAATCACAGATGCTTATCAAGAAGCTTATCGTGCACTAGAGGAAGCAAATATTTCTTTAGGAATTATTACAAATCTTGCTAAAGCAACACCAGTTGATACAGGCATATCTATTGCATATCGTAGTGTAATGGGGGTAGAAATACCAAAGATTACGTATCAATCTAAAAATGCAGTTCCTTTCTATGATTTAGAAAGAACAAATTCTAAAGTAGATTATGCTTTTGAATGCTTTGCAAAAGTAAAAGAGTTAACGGTTCTATTAGCACAAATTGAAAATAGTGTTTTTCGATTAGCTAACGCTATTCGTAAAACGCAAAAAAGAGCAAATGCTCTTCAAAATGTTTCTATACCAGAATTCGAAGAAACAGTAAAACTAATTACGGAATCTTTAGAAGAAAAAGAACGTGAAGAATTTACACGTCAAAAAGTAATAAAACAAAGAAGTGCCTAA
- a CDS encoding V-type ATP synthase subunit B, whose translation MSLQHIGLSEINGPLVVLDHVQGASFDEMVEITLDDGSMRLGRIVQIEGEKVIIQVFEGTNDVSLTNTKTRLLGKPMELPVSKELLGRTFNGAGTPIDGLGKIYSSKQMDINGLPLNPVARVYPRNYINTGISSIDCLTTLIRGQKLPIFTGSGLPHNQLAVQIVKQAKVADDDGKGFAVVFGAMGVTNDVANYFKRSFKEAGVMDRVVMFVNLANDPIIERILTPRCALTAAEYLAYEENMHVLVIYSDVTSYCEAVREFSSSKGEIPGRKGYPGYLYSDLASLYERAGIIKDASGSVTQIPILTMPNNDITHPVPDLTGYITEGQITLDLALHSAGIYPPVAILPSLSRLMKDGIGQGYTRKEHQDLANQLFASYAHVQDVKSLTSVIGEDELSPVDRQYIGFGKLFEEHFLNQGDDSNRSIIETLDLGWSLLSTLPRSALERLDNDLLDQYYDHEKALKLFHIKEEKIIKELEKSGD comes from the coding sequence ATGTCTCTACAACATATCGGTTTAAGTGAAATAAATGGGCCATTAGTTGTTCTTGATCATGTCCAAGGAGCATCTTTTGACGAAATGGTAGAAATAACTTTAGATGATGGATCTATGCGTTTAGGACGTATTGTTCAAATTGAAGGTGAAAAAGTAATTATTCAAGTATTTGAAGGAACAAATGATGTTTCTTTAACAAATACAAAAACAAGATTATTAGGGAAACCAATGGAGTTACCAGTATCTAAAGAGCTATTAGGAAGAACTTTTAATGGTGCTGGAACACCAATAGATGGTTTAGGAAAAATATATTCTTCTAAACAAATGGATATTAATGGTTTACCATTAAATCCAGTAGCAAGGGTATATCCTCGTAACTATATTAATACAGGTATCTCTTCGATAGACTGTTTAACTACTTTGATTCGTGGTCAAAAATTACCTATCTTTACAGGTTCTGGTTTACCACATAATCAATTAGCAGTACAAATTGTAAAACAAGCAAAAGTAGCAGATGATGATGGAAAAGGATTTGCAGTAGTCTTTGGAGCAATGGGTGTTACCAATGATGTTGCTAATTACTTTAAAAGAAGCTTTAAAGAAGCAGGAGTAATGGATCGTGTTGTTATGTTTGTGAATCTTGCAAATGATCCAATTATCGAACGTATCTTAACACCACGTTGTGCACTTACTGCAGCTGAATATTTAGCATATGAAGAAAATATGCATGTATTAGTTATTTATAGTGATGTTACTTCTTATTGTGAAGCTGTTCGTGAGTTTTCAAGTAGTAAAGGAGAAATTCCTGGACGTAAAGGGTATCCTGGATATTTATATTCAGATTTAGCTTCTTTATATGAAAGAGCTGGAATTATCAAAGATGCTAGTGGATCAGTAACACAAATCCCTATCTTAACAATGCCTAATAATGATATTACCCATCCTGTACCCGATTTAACAGGTTATATTACAGAAGGACAAATCACATTAGATTTAGCTTTACATAGTGCGGGTATTTATCCTCCTGTAGCAATCTTACCTTCTTTAAGTCGTTTAATGAAAGATGGTATTGGACAAGGGTATACTAGAAAAGAACATCAAGATTTAGCAAACCAATTATTTGCAAGTTATGCTCATGTACAAGATGTAAAATCATTGACTTCGGTTATTGGAGAAGATGAGTTATCTCCTGTTGATCGTCAATATATTGGTTTTGGGAAATTATTTGAAGAACATTTCTTAAACCAAGGAGATGATTCTAACCGTTCTATTATTGAAACATTAGACTTAGGATGGAGCTTACTTTCAACATTACCTAGAAGTGCATTAGAACGTTTAGATAATGATTTATTAGATCAATATTATGATCATGAAAAAGCATTAAAATTATTCCATATTAAAGAAGAAAAAATCATTAAAGAACTAGAAAAGTCAGGTGATTAA